Below is a window of Trichosurus vulpecula isolate mTriVul1 chromosome 4, mTriVul1.pri, whole genome shotgun sequence DNA.
GTTTTGTGAAACCTGCAAAACGTGTTTTCTAAATGtcctaaaatttaaattttttgtcttctctttttttagtcAAAGATGATTCAAATCATACTATAGGTGTGGAGTTTGGTTCAAAGATAATAAATGTAGGTGGTAAATATGTAAAATTACAGATATGGGATACAGCAGGACAAGAACGATTcaggtattttaaaattttatttaaagtgttttttgtTAGAATTAAAGCCAttacttttccttcttcagcctcTCACCAATCTACCCCTGTAATGAGCTATATTCTTTCAATGCATAGTTAACTTCCTTGAAGTAAGTTTAGTAATTTCTACCTTAGAGAACTctgttaacttaaaaaaaaactgcagaaATTCAATTTTGTTTCCTCTAGCAATGATTTACTAAAGCGTCTATTAGTGGTATGAAAATGAATGCACCACTGAAAGGACCTAACTTGTTCCTAGGGAAGATTTTAATTACTGGAAGAATATCTTTCATTCTAATTTTACATAGGATGGATacattgctttttttccccctataaATTCAACCCATTTTTTCCTTGACTCTTTTTTAAAGAGTCAAGTCTCAGGGTTTAGTAAAaattcccttttcaaaaaaaaaaattaaaaaaattaaaaaaaattcccttttcctCAAGGTATGTATTAGGGTCATGATTCCTTGAGATATCATAAACTTTCTACATTTAtggtattatataattataatttatatttatattattgacCAGCCCTGAGAAACTGTAAGATCTAAAATCATCAAAGATTAAATTATGTTCAGTATGATATATTGGTGTGGAAAAGTGGATTAAGTTATATAATACATTGGTCTAGGTacagaatttttgttgttcagtcgtgtccaactcttcatgaccccatttggggttttcttggcaaagctactgaatagtttgctgtttccttctccaggagagctcattttagatgaggatgagaaactgaggcaaacagggttaagactttcccagggttacacagattagtaagtatctgaggtcagatttgaactcaggaagatgagtcttcctgactccaggccgagtgctctgtgcactatgatgCCACTTAGCTGCATATAGGGCATATAGGATATGCCCCCTAAAATGAAATCTCTATAAAACGGGATAAGATATATCCAcatattaggaaaaaataattccatagaactatgtataaaaatgtttgttgtagAAGGCTTCTTTTCCTTGGATCAGAGAATCATAAATGTTTAGAGATAGAAGgactgagaggtcatctagttcaaactcctcattttatagataaggaagctgtgGCCCAGAGGGGGGaagaggcttgcccaaggtccaTAGCCAGTAAACATTAGAGCTGGGATTTTGAgaccagatcctttgactctcaATTCAGCCCTCTCCCCACTGTTCCATGttataatagtatttttttccaattacatataacaatttttaacattcatttttacaaaatattgagttccaactttttctcccttcctccctccccacccccttcctaaaatagtaagcaatatgataaatgttatatatgtaaAGTTAGTGCTTTTccaattcaaataaaaatgttttgtttttatctttaatcctttcttcctcttcattagatTCATTTTCTTCAATTCAGTTTTCTTACTCTCTTCTCAAAATGTGAATGATAGTGTCCTTGAGAAAGGTGGGATAATACTTTATATTGTCATAGTTCTGaagttattttaaggaaaactttgaaaaaaatactcttttctaccctcccaccatcTTCCATTCTCTATGGCATCTCTTCTCCAGTAGCACAGTAGAGTTAAGGGATAGGAAAGACACTTAATTTCCCCTCTACCTTAAATGCATACCAACATGACTCTATGGTAGATGAAAGGTGGGAGAAGTTCCAAACTCCCTGCCTGTTTTGGGGCTTAGGTGCCTAGCAATTAGGTGATTGGGGGCTGTTTACAAGATTCTGAACTGTATTTTTGTAGTACATATTCTATGGACCACACCCAGCATCTGGCTCTTCACTTGATTCAGGTTAACTTGCCAGATCTACCTACTACAAATGCTTTGATCACTAGCAGCTTTCCTTTAATTTCTACActaacagaattatagaatttgaaaactgattggatgtgagggagaggaaagagtcacAGATAATTCTGAGGTATCAAGCCTCAGTAACTATGAGAATGGTGCTATCACCAAATAGAATTAACAAAGCTTAGAAGAGGAAAGGGTTTTAGGAGGAAAAAGATGGCCACTATTCTCTAATGTAGTTTTGGTCGTATGGCTATGACTTAACTTCACAGGCACTCTAGAGCTAGGAATAGGGAAGACTGAGTCAGAGCGTTGAATCAATCATTGGTCTTACCCATTAGCAATGATATGAGCAATTAAGCTTTTCTAGTTATAAATTAACAACATTAAAGCCACTTTCTTTGTGGTTGTGGGACAGATTTCTTGAAAAGGGATTGAGGAAGTGAGTCTTATTTTAGCTAATTAAGTCGATTACTACTTATTATAAAGCTAATCAAATTTTGAAAATAGTTTACAGTATATGTCTGCTTAAAGTCAAGATACTAATTAATTCTTGCTTTCTGCCTATGTATAATGTCTTCTATTCATTTTAGAAGGAATTTCAATTGGTCTGGTATGTTTTGTTCTTAACAAGAAAAACATCTTGGTTGTTATTAACAATTCTTAGACTTTATGATGTTTTAAGAATTGATTTTATTTCCAGAATTTTCCCTCATTAatgtttctttaccttttttcatGATAGGCATTCTTCtagctctttttctgtctttaaagAGCTTCTCTATATGTAGCTTTTTGAAATATCTAGCTGCTTTGAAGCAACTATGTCTATTTCATAAGCTAGAGAGAATAGGGACGCTATttaaccatgtcaccctcctaatGTTGATAGCAAATATATTGGTTCTCTCttagaaaagttaaaaataagTGCTTCTATAGTATAtatctttataatttataattcacAGAGCTAAAAGGTATACTTTTTCTCTTTGGAAACATCTTGTTTAGAACTATAGTGAAAAATCTTTTGAATCTGTTAATAAAGCTAATCTAATTCTTTCAGATCTGTAACAAGAAGTTACTATAGAGGTGCAGCAGGAGCTCTATTAGTCTATGACATTACCAGGTAATTTAAAATTTACTTATAGGAAAAGAGTGTGGTTTTCAACAGCTTCTTATAGTCTGAAATTCATTCATCTTCAGTTTTTACAAATTAgtgattcatttttttcacttcaaTTTGCATGATTTGGAGTTTAATAAATATACTTGACTCTTCCTCTGTAGTCTCTGGCAAGTTACATCACCTTTTCAGTATTTCTGTGCCTTTCTATGAAATGTAGCATTATTTCAGTACACATGGTATTCTCTGAATTACTATTCATAAAATGTCTataggcatatatacatgtgcttttagatgagaaaagtgaacattatttaatatatttcttaaCATTCTATTCTATGCTTCCCATAAGTGTTCAAAAAATTGACACATTAGGCTTCGTGAGTAGTTTGCTAATAATAAATGTCCTCCTTTGTGAATAACATAGATTTATTGAGAGTGTACAGAACAGAACAGGTACTTGAATGGTACCAGGAAGTGGGCCCTATTGTTTACTTCCCACAATTTGCTTTTGAGTGAGGCATGCTGCAACAAAAGGATTGGTAATGTAGAGAGACTGTACATTTAGGACTCCTCACTTTTTATTTCCAACCAGAGAAGGTAGTACACCTGCCCAAACACTGTATTCACAAGGAGACAATTAAATATCATTGTTTAAAATCATTCTTTTAGCATATTCCAGTACTGATGACTTATGTGGTATTTTTTGGCCCAGACTGAACTTATGAATGACATATTAGCAAAAAAAGCATTGAAGTAAGAAGAAATCAGATCCTTAATGCTAGAAGGATCAATTGCAttaattgatgcaaaaattttcctGGTCTTTTGAGCTTTTCTTAAATTTCCAATCTTTAAGTCTAGTATCCTGTGAACCAGATTCTACCCTTAGATGCACaacttcttatttcttttcttgccAACGAAAAACTAGTTAGTGATGACAGAATATTAacatatcagattttttttctttttttttttgtttttgtaaattcCTATTATGGTTAACTAATGTTTTGGAGATACTGTTATATGATAAGGATGTTAAGTAACTGTAAcatcttttaaatgttttaatagtatgtttgatttaaaattaaattatattttacagaCTTTATATATTAATTTTGGGATCTTATATTCTGCAGCCGAGAAACCTATAATGCACTTACTAATTGGTTGACAGATGCAAGGATGCTAGCAAGTCAAAACATTGTCATAATACTCTGTGGGAACAAAAAAGATCTGGATGCAGATCGTGAAGTTACTTTCTTAGAAGCTTCTAGGTTTGCCCAAGAAAATGGTAGGTGAAACTATTAAATATCGTTTcatttccattctattttttattaatatgatATGTGTTTGAGTCTACTTgaactatttttattataatattttgaaatTGTGATAGGTTTTTACTATATTATTGAAACTGTAAGAAGAGGAGCCaaagttcctgactccagagctctgCTGCATAGCGttagaacaaaagagaaggaaacttaCTAACAATAAGTAGCCTGGTGGGAAAGGAGAAATGCTCAACCAGCTTGTTTGTGAACAGATCTAATAAAGTATTTGATAGAAAGACGGTAACAGTAGCATAGAATGCATGATAGATAGCTTGAGTTTGGatgttctgagctgcagtggggcTAAAGCTGATTGGCATCTACACTAAGTTTGATACCCATTTATACAGTGGGCCCCCAAGAGGGAGAtgtcaccaggctgcctaaggaggggtgaactgGCTCCGGTCCAAAATGAAGCAAGTCAAAGCCTCCATACCAATCATCAGTGGAGTTGGGCCTCTGCATTTCCAGCCTGGGAAAGATAGGGAGCCCTagtctcaaaaacaaacaaacaaaaaatcataagCATTGGGGCCATAAATGgaaaagacagcccctgttctcaaggagcccgcattctaatagggaaagacaacacatagaggGGGTGTCAGCTGTAAGTCAGATGAAAAGGCCCCCATGGTGTTTAtggtacagcagcaaagcaggtggtaatgcatcttctttaatgttattttcagTGATAAACTATATCCCTTCCTGGTGCTGAACCATTTGACCAGACAATAGCTTTCTTTTTCATGTCTTTAGTAACTGTTGCTGCTTAGAAAGCAGGAACTGAAACTCATAATGAAGCAGCTACTCTGTCACATCTCCACAAGGTTAAAAACCCTGGATGGCAGTTGCAGGGTGTAGGCTGGAAGGGCAGTTAGTGGTCTGGGAGACACAGCTATTTCCAAGGTTTACCTGCTGGTCATTGGCAATTGGTCAGCAATTGGCAAGAATGATGGTGGGTCCATTCTCAATGGTGACTGCACAGGGCTGGTGACCtgctcttcccaggtttcttgggCTCAGGATCCTCAGCTTTCTCCATTGGGGTTTACAGGGAGGTAGTAGTCAATGAGGTGGTGGTTATATAACCTTTCCTGACAAGGTGAAGAAAAgaataggaaggaagaagataagaagaaTAAGATATCCAACCTAGCTGTGTTCTTAGATATTGGATCTTATGCACTCATTTATGACAAGGATATGCTTCAGGACTTCAGTATACTCATTTCCAGGTCATAGCAGTAACCTCTCCTTACTCTTCCTGCTGTACACCTCTTCCAGGGGTCCTTTAATATTTGAGGTGTGAAACATTCTACATCAGCTGAAACAAACCTTGAAACCAGTGGTAAATGAtgagtgaagaaggaaaaaacttcACCTCTCCCCAACCCTTGGCCTAGTTAGTTTGGTGTTAGGCCTAGATTATTTAGCCTGGCAACAGGATCTTCACCAGATAGTATAGGGATATATGAAGTAAGTCAGTGATGatggcgatggtgatgatgatgatgataaaaataagtaaaaagtaaAGCAGTGTGGGGAATGGTAGGTTTGTTTGcttgatttcttttctaattgAAGTCATAGGGTGatagctttagaactggaagagaccttaatgaTTGTTTAACCcagctccattttgcagatgagaagactgaggcccagagtacctaacttgcccaaagtcacactaaGCAGTATAATGGCAGAGTACAAATTCGAAcgaggtcctttgactccatatccagtgTTTGGTTTCCACTACACGAGGTCTCTTCACCTTTTCACAATCCACTAACTACaaacagaataaatgaaaagacCTTTGAAACAACCTTTAATGGTGAAATAATGAATCTATGAAAAGTATACCTtcagaaataaaaactatttgtaCCTAACTCTGTACTTTCAGCATTCTCTTATACAAGACCTAAAGGAAAAACAAGTTTAAATTATACAAGTTAAGTTATTTGGTAATTTTGACCATGTTGTTGCTTAGTAACTTCAGGTGGGCCAGACTGTGAAACTAGTATAACTTGTTAGAAAATTTTGTCAACAAATTCTTATGTTCTAAACTAAGGTGATAGTGATTTTGACATTCATaataaaatagcaaagaaatgtaaatttcattaaaaatttttttatcctTGGACAATCTAAATGTTAGGCCAGAAAATtatctttctcttgttcttttttcaGAGAATATCACATGCAAATTTGATATTGGCTCAGCCACTGACATTATTCTAATTTGgggtttgtattttgtttttgttacatcAAATATAGAACTTATGTTTTTGGAAACAAGCGCATTAACAGGGGAGAATGTAGAAGAAGCCTTTGTTCAGTGTGCAAGAAAAATACTCAATAAAATTGAATCAGGTAAAAAAATTTTCTGTTaattaaatatttgatgaatttgGCTCTATAACTCTTCCCTTACAGAGAGTTatttattatgtgtatgtgttatatgtatgtatatatgttacatatatattatatgacaAGTATTGCTTATTAGTATTTTCAGGAGAAATTTAGGCAAACTATACCCACCTGGGCTATCAAACAGAAATTGCCATTCATTGGTGAAATGTGTAGGATTTTGATCCCAGTAACTTTTCAGTTCTTATAGTGCCTTAAGGCTTTCAACTATGGTCAAGAGAGAATAAACCCCCTCAACTGTGGAGATTAGTAATGCTATTAGCAAAATACTAGCATTATACAACCCACCTACAGACAGGTGATAgattcagggtgcagaatgaaacatgTTTTGGACATGGCTGATACGGGAATTTGTTTCTTTTACTATGTAGATCTcagaaaggttttatttttctttctttttttttaaataggggaCAGGAaggtagaaaataaaattttgttcactggaaaaatatttaactttaaaattaaaaataaagtaatgacATTGTAGGCCATCGaaatctttggtttttttttttgttttttttttttttttgcttcaatcaGAGCCAGACTTGTTggatagaagaagaaaataactttctatattcttctctcatcagGACTGATTCTGTTAAAACTAGTTGTCATGTATGGCAATTTTGTGGCAGGAAAACAATGTCAGGAAACCCTTTTGTTTAATAGTTGCATATTCTGTATGATTGGAGCAGTTTCTAACTGGAGGCCATTCTacgtatatgtgtgagtgtgagtgcgTGTggatgtgtataaatatatacatatagatatatcacTTCAGCTCTAACTTCTAACCTATAAGGCTGCCCTACTGTGTTATAGACCAACTTATTGATCATTATTTGTTGCTTCAGTCAAATcaagttaaaaataattcaaatttagcctACTCAATCTATATTCATTTTCCATAAAAGCATGATTGTCTTTTAAACTGGTATTTTTAATAGATTTCCTATTCAGTCTTTGTAATTAAAACTACCCATATATATGCAGTCAGCTTTTATAAATAAGTCTTAAAACCAGAAATGTATCTAGAGTTATTAATGTGTAGAATATTAGTGTGTACGTGTATTTTGAATCTTAGTCATTCATATTATAAAAGTAAGCACTTATGTTAGTTTAACGCTAAATGGCTTTGAACACATAACATGAAATTTTGTATAGGATAATTTATTGCTTTACTAGTCTATTCTTAGATCATGTAAGTTTGTTATCTGAAGACACCTCTGAAAATTAATTCCTTCTGGAAGATTAAATGGAATTTTGCTACCACCTCTGTATGTAAATGTAAAGATAAAATCTAAGGTTCTTAAGTATTATTGATAAAATGTTAAGTGGGTAAGTCATTACAGAAACATAATTTACCAGTGTTATTCCTTTTATGTGAGAGACCTTGTTCCATCAGCCAttatctctccccctttcttcccctctctttctctcagtctttcttcctttccctgcttcccttcctccttctctttgacCCCTGTCTAATCAGCTGCCTTAGAATACTACTGGTTTTACTTCCACGATACTTCTTGTATCTGGAACTAATTTCATCTCCCACTGTCAATACCATAACTATTTCAAGACCAAATTACCTCTTGCCGGGGATTTTACAGTTGTTTGTTAACtgatctccttgcctccagttccttccctctctaatccatccttgtTATAGTtgccaaagtaatctttctaATATACAGATCTCATCATTTTCAActtcctcaaaaatcttcagtggctctccaTTGGCTAAGAAGTAAAATAGAGCCTCCTTAAACTGACATTCAAGACTCTCCACAGTTTGCCTCCAACTCTCTCCTCCTGTGTGATTTCAAAGTAGCACTAGCAAAATCAAACCATTTGTCATTCTTTGATTTCATCCCACCTTCTCCCACCACCATACATTTCCACATACTGCTTGAAATGGATTCCCCTCACATCTGTGCCTGTTGAAATCCTATTATTCTTTCATGGCCTAGCTCAGATGATACCCTTTCTATAAAGCCTTCCTAaattattctctcttctctcccgaCCTCGAAGTGATCCCTTCCTCCTGGACTCTTTTATGCCATTATGCATTCAGTCATATTCTAGTTTGTATAATAATTATTTGCATACATGTTTCTTCCCAACTCTTCATAGTTTA
It encodes the following:
- the RAB4A gene encoding ras-related protein Rab-4A encodes the protein MSQTAMSETYDFLFKFLVIGNAGTGKSCLLHQFIEKKFKDDSNHTIGVEFGSKIINVGGKYVKLQIWDTAGQERFRSVTRSYYRGAAGALLVYDITSRETYNALTNWLTDARMLASQNIVIILCGNKKDLDADREVTFLEASRFAQENELMFLETSALTGENVEEAFVQCARKILNKIESGELDPERMGSGIQYGDAALRQLRSPRRAQAQSAQECGC